The following coding sequences lie in one Pararge aegeria chromosome 25, ilParAegt1.1, whole genome shotgun sequence genomic window:
- the LOC120634737 gene encoding uncharacterized protein LOC120634737, whose amino-acid sequence MERFIEAVRQYPCIWNINDKDYRHGDKKETAWNEIVGLNIPEIKDTKIAKSEWKKLRDNHRDSLKRQKSGKTGQAASSVNTWKYAQIMEFLILYMKNRERSTNLTNSQPTQNTNTEQSTQDSGNEPSGHHTTQVSSYEEQSTTSIVADNASEEVESTPQTQPTRKRKNDDIIDIIREIENNHIRRQEDRDIRRKETKHPIETFFQSMGQTTKSMPTYLQNRIKKKVLEIVCEAEEEFETYNIASSYGYSTSSESTPTLAQPNQSPSTYQHL is encoded by the exons ATGGAGCGCTTTATCGAAGCCGTGCGACAGTACCCGTGTATATGGAACATAAACGACAAGGATTATCGCCATGGGGACAAAAAAGAAACAGCTTGGAACGAAATTGTGGGTTTAAATATACCTGAAATAAAAGACA CTAAAATAGCGAAATCCGAGTGGAAAAAATTAAGAGACAATCACCGAGATAGCCTCAAAAGACAAAAGAGCGGCAAAACAGGCCAGGCTGCTTCTTCTGTGAATACTTGGAAATATGCACAAATTATGGAATTTTTGATTCTTTATATGAAAAATCGAGAAAGATCTACTAATTTAACAAACTCACAGCCTACTCAGAATACCAACACTGAACAATCCACACAAGACTCCGGCAATGAACCATCCGGCCATCACACTACACAAGTTTCTTCGTATGAAGAACAATCGACTACGTCGATTGTAGCAGATAATGCATCAGAAGAAGTAGAAAGTACACCACAAACTCAACCAACACGAAAGAGAAAGAACGATGacattattgatattattagaGAAATAGAAAACAATCATATAAGACGTCAAGAAGATAGAGATATTAGAAGAAAAGAGACAAAGCATCCGATCGAAACATTTTTCCAAAGTATGGGACAAACAACAAAATCAATGCCAACGTATCTGCAAAATAGAatcaaaaaaaaggttttagaaATTGTATGTGAGGCGGAAGAAGAATTCGAAACTTATAACATAGCTTCAAGTTACGGTTATTCTACATCATCAGAATCCACGCCCACACTAGCACAACCAAATCAGTCTCCATCAACCTATcaacacttataa